The DNA sequence TAGTTATGGTTTCTGCTTTAATACTAttgcaaatattaatttatgtaattatatGTGTTAATAATTGCAAATATTACTTCCTAAAGGCTGTGCAACAATTACAGGTTCCACTTTacaaatttacatatatatacatatttgttaattcatgtaattgtactatgtatgatatatattattacatataaatatatttgtatgCTTTAAGGTTAGATATATTTCATTGATTATAATTGAGCTTACCTATTAGTTAAATTCTTACTGGTTAATTAATCGAGACTTAGAGGTacatatcattattttatccctaaatattttgatttggttAGCGCGTATATACTACCTGGAATTCGtattactaatatatttcagtttaatttatatttttgttgtgtcaagtaaatgttattattgaataatatgTGTAGGATACATGAGAtgcgataaattattttattatgaaaatgtgATTGAGATGATGTGTAAGTGAAAACCATTTGATATGTAATGGATTGTGAATTACATGACTCTTGAGATGTTGTATGTTTGAGTTGTGAGCCATGAATTATgtaatcacacaactgtaagaccctttaagggcgacgagttaatgcgcgatGAGTTGTGATgtggaacccgacgagtttaatcacttgaGGCGCActgagttaaaatatttttatttaaaaaaaatatatacaattgagattttgaaaacaattgagtagttgtgtgcatTGCATAATTCATAGTAGAATCTGTGtgttcaaatgatttttttggggttggacctgaatcaggagggagaggccctgacggactcttcggagtgtaggccttgggggtcatccgatttgagtgctcctataagcctgtgccgatcccacatggttggagcattcttcgCAAAAcagtgtgaccctgactggtctccctatgatttcacttagtgagagtgacctgacttacccattgtgaggcatgtcctgtcatgtactcctaggcgtccgacgaggtttttcactgaaaaatggtaccacattgcatgtaggttTGAGTCTAGAGTAATTGTTGCATAATGTATGTGTTTGACTTTCATTGGGTTAACAATTgtggtttgatgttattttctggAGTGGATGAACTAGAATGGATGTGCACAATGTATGTGATTTTGTGAAGTAgtgttaattatataaattcagtCGTAAGCATTACATGTTTTACAtgctttaatattttattatatatgaatgtgataactcattctcgatgtgtgtttgtgtatggGCTGATTGTCATTTGTTCAGGTGAGTCATCACATGAGAATTCCATGTTAGAGCCAGAGAAACTTAGTTGTGATAGAGACATGCtctgataagtgtgacattggggcataggaTTTTCTTCGCATGCTATATTTTCTGTAAACGATATAGTTGTGTTATgtttctgttttagtttttttattattattcattcagtatggacgaccttgttttgagctgggataactttgttgtttttattcGAACAATTTCTACTATGTTTTTATTAAGTGAATGCGAATCATTtatcttttgaaatcaatttaaagtcaatatgttttaaaaaacaaattccgCATGATTTTATTTCCCTTTATTCGTTATTTGTGAGGGTAGAGGGTGTTACAATGGTTACTGCATTATAATAAAAGGGAGGAAAGGGAGAGAACATTGGCTTATAAGAGAAATTTTGCAACTCAAAATAAGGGACATAAAATGTTGGCAGcattttttgaaagaatatagaaaatttattttatatttaagggCTAACCAGGATTTGAACTTTAGACCACCTAGGGATGACAATGGATAAAGTCTTATAGTACTCGTTCTCATAtctgcattttaaaaaaatcccgATACCCAAACCCATACTCGTGTGAATAACAACTTTAATGTTCATTTTTGTACCTGTCGGGTACCTATATATCTATACCGGTACCCATAACTCGCATTTTACTTTTGTATAAagttaataaatcaataaaaaaaattaattaaaacaattactactagtaaattaaaaagacattcttaaatttaaaaaatataactttgaaAGCATCcccacataatattaaaaacaagtaAGTATAACACTGATAATCATAAATAAACTTGGACGAAACGATTCTTAAATTCATCCAAACTCAAGTCATAAATAAACATTACAAAGATAATCATCCAACTTGGACGTAACGATTCTTAAagtgtataatattttaatcgTTTCACAAAAACCTAATCAAACTTGGACATCATAAGGTGAAGATACTCTACAAGGCATGTCAAAAAAGAATACGTTAAAACtaattaacttataattatatattttaaattatataaataaaaaacacaaatggataaaatatTTGACCTCATCAccagaatcaatttttttatatttttgtagagCTTATCTCCTAAGTCTATGTATTCCTTTGGTCCACTAATACTAATAGAAACTAGAACATGATAATAAAACTAAGGATTAGACTatcaaaaacaataattaaaactatCAAGAGAAGATTAGACATAAAAAATTAGGCACAAATGAAGGGATTAGATTTAGGGTTCCACTCCACTACTCTATGTATCTATTATTGTTAGAGTATTAgtcacaaaattgaaaaaggtATAATTATTTGTTCacataaaatcatatatatgatatatttacTAATGTAACACAttataatgataaataaataaataattaaatatatatgacaTGTGCAAGGTGGAACAGGGTGGGTACTATAGTACCTCTACGTGCACTCATACCCATGTAAATTTGCGGACAAATACCCACCCCTATACCCAACCCTAATATGCAGGTAATTATCCTCATCACTTGCGGATATTTTTACTGATACCTATAAGATCCAGATACACTTTGTCATCCCTAAGACCCCTTAACTAAGGGACACAAGCTGTTGTCCCTTGTGTCGACCATTGTTGATTTTTACAAAGTCATTTTAATCACACATTATCATGCTATAATAAATTGAGATGTGATATACAACACAACAAATTTTTGTGATTCACTCTTTTCACCtatcatttattacattttaaacTTTTGTCTCTAAGCTGTTGAACAGTAtcaattttctaataaatttgttaacttttataataactaacttaaaagttatatcaaagatcaaatttataattagttGACAGTATAAAAACTGTTACATTAACAATACATTCCTATTAAACTCTTCAAATAAATAGATTATATACAGTATAACCAAGTGATTGAGTAGAAATGATTAATGTGTTGAAGTTAAGGTTTAATCGTTCGGATAGTACTCGAGTTTAATCCTTAACAGAAACAATTCTTGATCAGGCTTTACTTATCTCCCGGTTAAATTCCGAATTAGTCAGGATCTTTTTCCCCTAATGTACCGAAGGGTTAAAACCAAAAGAAGATTATATACAGTATGCATAAATATGCTGGAGAAAAAATATCTCACTTCACTCCTTCAGTTTGTACATAAACTAATGAAAAGGAATGATATCGATCAAGCtttgtgtaaaataaattagCTTGGGCATATAATTGCTTAGAGCCAGAAAGTTGTAGAAAAGGTACTAATAAACAAGTTCTAACtctgaataaaaaaaagcaagTTCTTACTCCCTAATCCAAGGCCAGCTTATCACACAAGGATTGATAAGCAGCACTGCAATGCTTGAACTTTTCCTCTGCTATAACCTATCAACatgcataataattaaaattatcagtAAACTCAACATGTATGATAGAAATTCCTCAATaaggaaaagaacaaaaagagagAACTAATCAGCAGTTGGAGCTTGGCAACACCTTAAAAGAGCCATCATGACGATCTGGATGCCACTTTAAGGCACATATCCGGTACCTGGTTTCATAAAATTGTTCAATATCACATTGAAGAGGAAGTGGAAAAGAACTCAGAAAACAGTTTAAAATCACATTGAAGAGGAAGTGCAGAAGAACTTACGCATTTTTCACATCTTCAAGTTTCAAAGGGCCAGAAGCACTCATTCCAAGGGCTAATCTATCTGAAATTAAATCTGATTGCGAACAATCTGACTCGGTTGATGTGCCATTATATCCATTTTCACTCCAACGTCTCCAATTCCAAGATTTCCCATGATTAGAAAAGCCTCCTGACTTCCTCCACTGAGGATTTTCCTCATTTATAAAGGACCAATAAAAAGATCGATTGCCACCAAAGGCAGAGCGGAAAACGGTTTCAACGTCAAAATCATCTTTGCAAAATTCATGATTTCCTGAAAGACATCAAGTTTTTTTGAAACATATGAATCTAGAACAAGCTATATAATATCCAGAATTTTCTTTGCAATAAATTAACACACACAATATTGCTTATTCAAGAAACTTATGATGCAAGCTAAAACCAAAACAGTAACATGATGTGATTGATGTCTCTAGATAAATCCACAATCCTACTCGAGCACACATGAAAGTTTCTGCTGACAAGATACAATTAGAAGATTTCCCAGAAGAAACCATCTAACAAACTCTAATCAAGAGAACCTTGAATCCAGAAAAAGCCATATATAACCAGAATCTTCtttgaactaaaaataaaaacataatgtaGCTTATTCAGGAAAGCTTATGATGCAAGTTAAAACCAAAACAGCAACATGACTAGTTAAGTGCACCAATCCTACTCAAGTAGACATTTCTTACTTCTAAATTGATGCTTTGATCTTTGATTGTCATTCCTGTGCCTTCCAGAGCCTTTAGGAGAATATTGTTTTCTGAACCATGAGGGGCCTAGACTGGGAGATGGACCATCCTCATCAACATCTTCTTTCCAGCTCTaagacaaggaaaaaaaaaaaggaaagcaaaAGCATTTTAGATGCAACATCTTACAACCAGTGTTGTGAAAACCGGCCCGGTCACCGGTCTAGGCATTGGGTCAGTGGGTCAGTAATTGACCCAATTTAACCCgat is a window from the Glycine max cultivar Williams 82 chromosome 2, Glycine_max_v4.0, whole genome shotgun sequence genome containing:
- the LOC100812123 gene encoding uncharacterized protein; amino-acid sequence: MNKAIFTRFFHSTPLLERKSRTFGESRCNNYSKRFRKLRAKQTLLHDVNAYAQFMCQSWKEDVDEDGPSPSLGPSWFRKQYSPKGSGRHRNDNQRSKHQFRRNHEFCKDDFDVETVFRSAFGGNRSFYWSFINEENPQWRKSGGFSNHGKSWNWRRWSENGYNGTSTESDCSQSDLISDRLALGMSASGPLKLEDVKNAYRICALKWHPDRHDGSFKVIAEEKFKHCSAAYQSLCDKLALD